TCAACGCCCGCCTCGGTCTCCCGATCGTGCTGCTCGCCGGCGTGCTGTCGGCCGTCTTCAGCTTCGCGCTGGCCGCGGCGCAACCCGTGGCCGACATCGCCGCGAAGCACGGCGCCGGTCACTTCCAGGGCAACGTCATCTACCTGTTCTCCAACAGCGGCGCCTTCACGACCACGCTGCTCTACGCCGGCTGGCTCGCCACGCGTGAGCGCACCTGGGGCGAATTCTTCCGCACGCCCGACGGCACCGGCCTCGGCCGCAACTACCTGCTCTCCGCCCTCACCGGCCTGCTCTGGTATCTGCAGTTCTTCTTCTACGGCCTCGGCCATGTGCGGATGGGCCGCTTCGAATTCTCCAGCTGGGCCATCCACATGATCATCCTGATCCTGCTGAGCTGCGGCTTCGGCGTCGCCATCGGAGAATGGAAATCCGCCCGCCCCGCCACCAAGGCCCTTGTCTTCGCCTCCATCGCCCTCCTTCTCGGCGCCGTCGGCCTCATCAGCTACGGCAACACCCTGGCCTCCGCCCCCGCCGCCCACTGACCAACCCAATGTTCGTAATACGAACATTCAACCGATGCCCCCTGAGACCACACCTGTCGCCTTCCGAGCCGTTTCCCCAACGGTGGCGCACGGCCAGGCCGTCGTCCGGGCGAAAAGTCCACCCCGCCCAATGTTCGTAATACGAACATTCACCCCATGCACCTGATCGACACGCACCAACACCTCTGGAACTTGCAGCAGTTCC
The DNA window shown above is from Oleiharenicola lentus and carries:
- a CDS encoding L-rhamnose/proton symporter RhaT, translating into MLPPDPNPLLGTAYHAVGAGSAALCYAPQRHLHKWSWQTYWLTQAAGCWLVFPWLFAWATIPELGTVLREAPAAAMWKSWALGAVYGVGGIAFGVAIRYIGYSLTYALAISISCVLGTLLPPFLAGKLGETLSSSAGLLVIAGVLVGGVAMIVTGYAGFRRESETAHDANKTPFNARLGLPIVLLAGVLSAVFSFALAAAQPVADIAAKHGAGHFQGNVIYLFSNSGAFTTTLLYAGWLATRERTWGEFFRTPDGTGLGRNYLLSALTGLLWYLQFFFYGLGHVRMGRFEFSSWAIHMIILILLSCGFGVAIGEWKSARPATKALVFASIALLLGAVGLISYGNTLASAPAAH